In the genome of Bradyrhizobium sp. CIAT3101, one region contains:
- a CDS encoding glycosyltransferase family 39 protein, protein MTSITTSAIDTPLGRSVERTCDDLAMLVLAAVAVIAGLTFRDYGLGWDDYTHAEYADLLLRMYGSGFRDTSALSFANLYMYGGGFDMVAALLHKILPLELFETRRLVGAIVGVIGLAVTWRLGRRVAGPLAGLAALLLLALCPIFYGHMFMNPKDAPFAVAMIILMLGLVRLAEEYPNPSPRTILIVGLGAGLSIGCRILGGLALVYAMAGFMPLLLEELRTEGAREAIRRFAHVVYVLLPGLAFGYLVMGLIWPWSIMEPANPFEALTYFSHFFEKPWKEMFDGAIVSVPDMPWSYLPTLFALQLPEVMLVFMAGAVFSTFAMLTRREVPARRKTIMLMLTLAATLPLAIAMVKRPALYNGIRHFVFVIPPMAVLGGVAFAWTMERLRANHRAWQPAVLAVFCFGLALPLAEMIRLHPYQYTHFNHIAGTVRAADDRFMLDYWGLALKQASDELREQLIERQEVPPRNRKWKVAVCGPQRPAQVALGPDFTIGWDSNAADFAMTLGEFYCKGLTAPVLVEIKRDDVVFARVYDIRGRSISSLLSIPAP, encoded by the coding sequence ATGACATCCATCACGACTTCGGCGATCGACACGCCCCTCGGGCGCTCGGTTGAACGGACTTGCGACGATCTCGCCATGCTGGTGCTGGCTGCCGTCGCCGTCATCGCAGGCCTGACCTTCCGCGACTACGGGCTCGGCTGGGACGATTACACCCATGCCGAGTATGCCGACCTGCTGCTGCGCATGTACGGTTCCGGCTTCCGGGACACGTCCGCACTCTCCTTCGCCAACCTCTATATGTATGGCGGCGGCTTCGACATGGTCGCGGCCCTGCTGCACAAGATTCTCCCGCTCGAGCTGTTCGAGACGCGACGCCTGGTCGGCGCGATCGTCGGCGTGATCGGTCTTGCGGTCACCTGGCGGCTCGGCCGCCGCGTCGCCGGACCGCTAGCGGGCCTTGCCGCACTCTTGCTGCTGGCGCTCTGCCCGATCTTCTACGGCCACATGTTCATGAACCCGAAGGATGCGCCCTTCGCGGTGGCCATGATCATCCTGATGCTCGGCCTGGTTCGGCTCGCCGAGGAATATCCAAACCCTTCGCCACGCACGATCCTGATCGTCGGCCTGGGTGCCGGCCTGTCGATCGGCTGCCGCATCCTCGGCGGCCTCGCACTGGTCTACGCGATGGCCGGCTTCATGCCGCTGTTGCTGGAAGAGCTGCGCACCGAGGGCGCGCGCGAGGCTATCAGGCGTTTCGCCCATGTCGTCTACGTGCTGCTGCCTGGGCTGGCGTTCGGCTATCTCGTGATGGGCCTGATCTGGCCGTGGTCGATCATGGAGCCCGCCAATCCCTTCGAGGCGCTGACCTATTTCTCGCATTTCTTCGAGAAGCCCTGGAAGGAGATGTTCGACGGCGCGATCGTGTCGGTTCCCGACATGCCCTGGTCGTACCTGCCGACGCTGTTCGCGCTGCAGCTGCCCGAAGTGATGCTGGTGTTCATGGCCGGCGCCGTGTTCAGCACCTTCGCGATGCTGACACGTCGCGAGGTTCCGGCGCGCCGCAAGACCATCATGCTGATGCTGACCCTGGCGGCCACCCTGCCGCTCGCGATCGCGATGGTGAAGCGTCCGGCGCTCTACAACGGCATCCGCCATTTCGTGTTCGTGATCCCGCCGATGGCGGTGCTCGGAGGCGTCGCCTTCGCCTGGACCATGGAGCGCCTGCGCGCCAACCACCGCGCCTGGCAGCCGGCCGTGCTCGCCGTGTTCTGCTTCGGCCTCGCGCTGCCGCTCGCCGAGATGATCCGGCTGCATCCCTATCAATACACCCACTTCAACCACATCGCCGGCACGGTGCGCGCCGCCGACGACCGCTTCATGCTGGACTATTGGGGCCTCGCGCTGAAGCAGGCCTCCGACGAGCTGCGCGAGCAGCTGATCGAGCGCCAGGAAGTGCCGCCGCGCAATCGCAAATGGAAGGTCGCGGTGTGCGGTCCGCAGCGCCCGGCGCAGGTCGCGCTCGGCCCCGACTTCACCATCGGCTGGGACTCCAACGCGGCTGATTTCGCCATGACGCTCGGCGAATTCTACTGCAAGGGCCTGACCGCCCCGGTGCTGGTCGAGATCAAGCGCGACGACGTGGTGTTCGCCCGCGTCTACGACATCCGCGGCCGCAGCATTTCCAGCCTGCTGTCGATCCCGGCGCCGTAA
- a CDS encoding class II aldolase/adducin family protein encodes MSPAEARLKEVPSNMTEAEWQQRVNLAACYRLVSLYGWDDLVDTHISARVPGPDHHFLINPYGLMFDEITASSLVKVDLHGNQLSESEYSINPAGFTIHSAIHEVREDAICVLHLHTLDGTAVSSSAEGLLPLNQTAQLVTHDLAYHDYEGIALDHDERPRLQKDLGDHNHMLLRNHGTLTVGRSVASAFERMYHLERACSMQVRTRALGTPVYPVEEIAIEKNTELLANRDRAELRATNLVWPPLLRKLDRELPGYRS; translated from the coding sequence ATGTCACCAGCGGAAGCGCGCCTGAAGGAAGTACCGTCGAACATGACGGAGGCCGAGTGGCAGCAACGGGTCAATCTCGCCGCCTGCTATCGTCTCGTCTCGCTGTACGGCTGGGACGATCTGGTCGACACCCACATCTCCGCGCGCGTGCCCGGCCCCGACCACCACTTCCTGATCAATCCCTACGGGCTGATGTTCGACGAGATCACGGCCTCGAGCCTGGTCAAGGTCGATCTGCACGGCAACCAGCTCAGCGAGAGCGAATACAGCATCAACCCGGCCGGCTTCACCATCCATTCGGCGATCCACGAGGTGCGCGAGGACGCGATCTGCGTGCTGCATCTCCACACGCTGGACGGCACCGCGGTGTCGAGCAGCGCCGAAGGCCTGCTGCCGCTGAACCAGACCGCGCAGCTCGTCACCCATGACCTCGCCTATCACGACTATGAAGGCATCGCGCTCGATCACGACGAGCGGCCGCGGCTGCAGAAGGACCTCGGCGACCACAACCACATGCTCCTGCGCAACCACGGCACCCTGACCGTCGGCCGCTCGGTCGCTTCCGCCTTCGAGCGCATGTATCACCTCGAGCGCGCCTGCTCGATGCAGGTGCGCACGCGCGCGCTGGGCACGCCGGTCTATCCGGTCGAGGAGATCGCGATCGAGAAGAACACCGAGCTGCTCGCCAACCGCGACCGCGCCGAGCTGCGCGCGACGAACCTGGTGTGGCCGCCGCTGCTGCGCAAGCTCGACCGTGAGCTGCCGGGCTACCGGTCTTGA
- a CDS encoding M20/M25/M40 family metallo-hydrolase — translation MANAQLQSVLDHIDKDFDNSLERLFSLLRIKSISADPAYAGDCKAAAEHLAKDIASLGVAAEVRPTAGHPAVVGKAKAGGRPHVIFYGHYDVQPVDPLELWHRPPFEPAVVDHADGRKIIVARGAEDDKGQVMTFVEACRAWKKVTGSLPIDITFLIEGEEEVGSKNFVPFVEANKDEFKADYVLVCDTGMWDPETPAITTALRGLLYEEVKITAASRDLHSGVYGGTAMNPIRVLTKILGGLFDDDNHITIPGFYDGVKDTPPEILEQWKKLNFTPDSFLKPVGLSIPAGEKGRLMVEQASTRPTCDVNGIWGGYIGEGSKTVIPSHASAKVSFRLVQGQDPQKIRKAFRDYVTARIPGDCKVEFGDHSAAPAVALDWNMKPLAAARKALTEEWGKETVLMGSGASIPIVADFKRALGLDSLLVGFGLDDDNIHSPNEKYDLRSFQKGIRSWARILAALAEVK, via the coding sequence ATGGCCAATGCGCAGCTTCAATCCGTGCTCGACCACATCGACAAGGACTTCGATAACAGCCTCGAGCGGCTGTTCTCGCTGTTGCGGATCAAGTCGATTTCCGCGGATCCGGCCTATGCGGGGGATTGCAAGGCGGCAGCCGAGCATCTGGCCAAGGACATCGCGAGCCTCGGCGTCGCGGCCGAGGTGAGGCCGACTGCCGGCCATCCCGCCGTCGTCGGCAAGGCCAAAGCGGGCGGACGGCCGCATGTGATCTTCTATGGCCATTACGACGTGCAGCCGGTCGATCCGCTCGAGCTGTGGCACCGTCCGCCGTTCGAGCCCGCCGTCGTCGATCATGCCGACGGCCGCAAGATCATCGTCGCGCGCGGCGCCGAGGACGACAAGGGTCAGGTGATGACCTTCGTCGAAGCCTGCCGCGCCTGGAAGAAGGTCACGGGCTCGCTGCCGATCGACATCACCTTCCTGATCGAAGGCGAGGAGGAGGTCGGCTCCAAGAACTTCGTGCCGTTCGTCGAAGCCAACAAGGACGAGTTCAAAGCCGATTACGTGCTGGTCTGCGACACCGGCATGTGGGATCCGGAGACGCCGGCGATCACGACGGCGCTGCGTGGCCTGCTCTATGAAGAGGTGAAGATCACCGCCGCCAGCCGCGATCTGCATTCCGGCGTGTACGGCGGCACGGCGATGAACCCGATCCGGGTGCTGACCAAAATCCTCGGCGGACTGTTCGACGACGACAACCACATCACCATTCCGGGCTTCTATGACGGCGTGAAGGACACGCCGCCGGAGATCCTGGAGCAGTGGAAGAAGCTCAACTTCACGCCGGACTCGTTTCTCAAGCCGGTCGGTCTGTCGATCCCAGCCGGCGAGAAGGGCCGGTTGATGGTGGAACAGGCCTCCACGCGTCCGACCTGCGACGTCAACGGCATCTGGGGCGGCTATATCGGCGAGGGCTCCAAGACGGTGATCCCGTCGCATGCCTCGGCAAAAGTCTCGTTCCGGCTGGTCCAGGGCCAGGACCCCCAGAAGATCCGCAAGGCCTTCCGCGACTACGTGACCGCTCGGATTCCCGGCGACTGCAAGGTCGAGTTCGGCGACCATTCCGCCGCACCCGCCGTGGCGCTCGACTGGAACATGAAGCCGCTTGCGGCGGCCAGGAAGGCGCTGACCGAGGAATGGGGCAAGGAAACCGTGCTGATGGGCTCCGGCGCCTCGATCCCGATCGTCGCCGATTTCAAGCGCGCGCTCGGGCTGGATTCGCTGCTCGTCGGCTTTGGCCTGGACGACGACAACATCCATTCGCCGAACGAGAAGTACGATCTGCGCAGCTTCCAGAAGGGCATCCGCTCCTGGGCGCGGATCCTCGCGGCTCTGGCCGAGGTGAAGTAG
- a CDS encoding glycosyltransferase family 87 protein produces the protein MTLSNPSDKPGALRSLSLRAPLDLLFLVCCLILTADVLGPEIFGRGKTKDYALWYWAGQQVLHGGPLYPSDIHDQFEFIYPPLPAILLAIPSWFGKIPLYVVLSILNVVAWFSTGVLSNAMTGSDRKPGPWLEALPAFATVTFVFDMFDLGQPNLVLLAMMLYGFWSLQHRRSWLAGFMFALATAIKVFPIAVLPYLVWRRQWAAVVSMIAFIGVLLYVVPAPIRGFERNAAELNTWYQGMVGSSSEKGFGQRDEQNWSWVNQSIIAVTHRLVRPINYNLEDPSKPVRTMNVIDVDYKTANWIVLAVSVLLGLGFVAVMPRQSQRTARSDAEELGILFCLMTVASPLARQYYFMWLFLPFTVLMHRAAFDVRPNVRLGTWLALLATGILMLLSLPLFPNTIQAWGNNLVATAVLAVTLAWHIRHPPVAASSEAAAGLKPQPS, from the coding sequence GTGACTCTCTCGAATCCATCAGACAAACCCGGCGCGCTCCGATCTCTTTCACTGCGCGCACCGCTCGACCTGCTCTTCCTGGTCTGCTGCTTGATTCTGACCGCGGACGTCCTCGGGCCGGAGATCTTCGGCCGCGGCAAGACCAAGGACTACGCGCTGTGGTACTGGGCCGGGCAGCAGGTGCTGCATGGCGGCCCGCTCTATCCGAGCGACATCCATGACCAGTTCGAGTTCATCTATCCGCCGCTGCCGGCGATCCTGCTGGCGATCCCGAGCTGGTTCGGCAAGATCCCGCTCTATGTCGTGCTGTCGATCCTCAATGTGGTGGCGTGGTTTTCAACGGGCGTTCTCTCCAATGCCATGACCGGCTCGGACCGCAAGCCGGGCCCGTGGCTCGAAGCGCTGCCGGCATTCGCCACCGTGACCTTCGTGTTCGACATGTTCGATCTCGGTCAGCCGAACCTCGTTCTGCTGGCGATGATGCTGTACGGCTTCTGGAGCCTCCAGCATCGACGATCCTGGTTGGCAGGCTTCATGTTCGCGCTCGCCACCGCCATCAAAGTGTTTCCGATCGCGGTGCTGCCTTATCTGGTTTGGCGGAGGCAGTGGGCGGCCGTCGTCAGCATGATCGCCTTCATCGGCGTGCTGCTGTACGTCGTGCCGGCGCCGATCCGTGGCTTCGAGCGCAATGCGGCCGAGCTCAACACCTGGTACCAGGGCATGGTCGGCTCCAGTTCGGAGAAGGGTTTTGGCCAGCGCGACGAGCAGAACTGGTCGTGGGTCAACCAGTCCATCATCGCGGTGACGCATCGGCTGGTCCGCCCGATCAACTACAATCTGGAGGACCCCAGCAAGCCGGTGCGCACGATGAATGTCATCGACGTCGACTACAAGACGGCGAACTGGATCGTGCTCGCGGTGTCGGTGTTGCTCGGGCTCGGCTTTGTCGCGGTCATGCCGCGGCAATCGCAGCGAACGGCGCGTTCGGATGCCGAGGAGCTCGGCATTCTGTTCTGCCTGATGACGGTCGCCTCGCCGTTGGCGCGACAATATTACTTCATGTGGCTGTTCCTGCCGTTCACGGTGCTGATGCATCGGGCCGCTTTCGACGTGCGGCCGAATGTGCGGCTGGGAACCTGGCTCGCGCTTCTGGCTACCGGCATCCTCATGCTGCTGTCGCTGCCGCTGTTCCCCAACACCATCCAGGCCTGGGGCAACAACCTCGTCGCCACGGCGGTCCTCGCCGTGACGCTCGCCTGGCACATCCGGCATCCGCCGGTTGCGGCTAGCTCCGAGGCCGCGGCAGGGTTAAAACCACAACCATCCTGA
- a CDS encoding helicase HerA-like domain-containing protein, translating into MTAQDNKLGDTDDKIFVGKGDEQAWLTLALANRHGLVTGATGTGKTVTLQVMAEGFARAGVPVFAADIKGDLSGISEVGEAKDFIVKRASEMGLTFQPDQFSTVFWDVFGEQGHPVRATITEMGPLLLARMLDLNDVQEGVLNVAFRVADDNGLALIDMKDLRALLDAIVPDSGKKGPDADEDPLAPIRKAAQGFGNVTKATVGTIQRQLLVLENQGATKFFGEPALTLKDFMKTDRDGRGMVNILVADKLMQSPRLYATFLLWMLSELFEELPEAGDLPKPKLVFFFDEAHLLFNDAPKALMDKIEQVVRLIRSKGVGVYFVTQNPIDVPDRVLGQMGNRVQHALRAFTPRDQKAVAAAAQTFRPNPKLDTAKVIMELGKGEALVLFLEGNGTPAMVERVLIRPPSARIGPITAEERKAIMDASPVKGKYDTAIDSESAYEILQKRIAGTAAPADGQAGGGGGGILGQIGSIVGTIFGTNTGRNRLTTGQRIARDVTRTVTDKVVGGVVADLGKSVGGQLGGSVGRALVRGALGGLLRR; encoded by the coding sequence ATGACGGCGCAGGACAACAAGCTCGGCGATACCGACGACAAAATCTTCGTCGGCAAGGGAGACGAGCAGGCCTGGCTGACGCTGGCGCTCGCCAATCGCCATGGCCTCGTCACCGGCGCGACCGGAACGGGCAAGACGGTCACGCTGCAGGTCATGGCGGAAGGATTTGCGCGGGCCGGTGTTCCGGTGTTCGCCGCCGACATCAAGGGCGACCTCTCCGGCATCTCCGAGGTCGGGGAGGCAAAGGACTTCATCGTCAAGCGTGCCAGCGAGATGGGGCTGACGTTCCAGCCCGACCAGTTCTCGACGGTGTTTTGGGACGTGTTCGGCGAGCAGGGCCATCCGGTGCGGGCCACCATCACCGAGATGGGGCCGCTGCTGCTGGCGCGCATGCTCGATCTCAACGACGTGCAGGAGGGCGTGCTCAACGTCGCCTTCCGCGTCGCCGACGACAACGGTCTCGCGCTGATCGACATGAAGGATCTGCGGGCGCTGCTGGATGCCATCGTGCCCGACAGCGGCAAGAAGGGACCGGATGCGGACGAGGATCCGCTCGCGCCGATCCGCAAGGCCGCCCAGGGTTTTGGCAACGTCACCAAGGCCACCGTCGGCACCATCCAGCGGCAGCTGCTGGTGCTGGAGAACCAGGGCGCGACAAAATTCTTCGGCGAGCCGGCGCTGACCTTGAAGGACTTCATGAAGACCGACCGCGACGGCCGCGGCATGGTCAACATCCTGGTCGCCGACAAGCTGATGCAGAGCCCGCGGCTTTACGCGACATTCCTGCTGTGGATGCTGTCAGAGCTGTTCGAGGAATTGCCCGAGGCCGGTGACCTTCCCAAGCCCAAGCTGGTGTTCTTCTTCGACGAGGCGCATCTGTTGTTCAACGACGCGCCGAAGGCGTTGATGGACAAGATCGAGCAGGTGGTCCGGCTGATCCGCTCCAAGGGCGTCGGCGTCTATTTCGTCACGCAAAACCCGATCGACGTGCCCGACCGCGTGCTCGGGCAGATGGGCAACCGCGTGCAGCATGCGTTGCGCGCCTTCACTCCGCGCGACCAGAAGGCGGTCGCAGCAGCCGCCCAGACCTTCCGGCCCAACCCGAAGCTCGACACCGCCAAGGTGATCATGGAGCTCGGCAAGGGCGAGGCGCTGGTGTTATTCCTCGAAGGCAACGGCACGCCGGCGATGGTCGAGCGGGTGCTGATCCGCCCGCCGTCGGCCCGCATCGGGCCGATCACGGCGGAGGAGCGCAAGGCGATCATGGATGCGAGCCCGGTGAAGGGCAAATACGACACCGCGATCGATTCCGAATCCGCCTATGAGATCCTCCAGAAGCGCATCGCCGGCACCGCGGCGCCGGCCGATGGCCAGGCGGGTGGAGGCGGTGGCGGCATCCTCGGCCAGATCGGCTCGATCGTCGGTACCATCTTCGGCACCAACACCGGCCGCAACCGGCTGACGACGGGACAGCGCATCGCGCGCGACGTCACGCGCACGGTCACCGACAAGGTGGTCGGCGGCGTCGTGGCCGATCTCGGCAAATCGGTCGGCGGCCAGTTGGGCGGCTCGGTCGGCCGCGCACTCGTCCGCGGCGCGCTCGGCGGGCTGCTGCGCAGGTAG
- a CDS encoding DUF2267 domain-containing protein, with product MDELIGQLAANASIDSAVAEKTVGIILGFLRSEGPPDSVQALIDQIPGAEGAIEASKSGGGLSRLMGGGLMAVGTRLMGLGLGMSDIQTIARELFRFGRDKIGADQMGKIIAGTPGLSQFA from the coding sequence ATGGACGAGCTGATCGGACAGCTGGCGGCAAACGCCAGCATAGATAGTGCTGTCGCTGAAAAGACCGTCGGCATTATCCTGGGTTTCCTCCGCAGCGAAGGTCCTCCCGACAGCGTGCAGGCTCTGATCGACCAAATCCCCGGTGCGGAAGGCGCGATCGAGGCGTCCAAGAGCGGTGGCGGACTGTCGCGGCTGATGGGCGGCGGCCTGATGGCCGTCGGCACGCGCCTGATGGGCCTTGGGCTTGGCATGTCCGACATCCAAACCATTGCGCGTGAACTTTTTCGTTTTGGTCGAGACAAAATCGGAGCGGATCAGATGGGCAAGATCATCGCGGGCACGCCGGGCCTTAGCCAATTCGCCTGA
- a CDS encoding DUF4332 domain-containing protein: MTYPISEIEGLPAFAANKLKAQGIRTTDALLEAASTARGRKALSAKTGISEQSLLEWANVSDYMRIPGMGRAKVGLVRAAGVTTVRELAYRNPARLAQSMREANDRRKLVRILPSEKSVGDIIAKARKLPPKITY, encoded by the coding sequence ATGACATATCCGATCTCAGAGATTGAGGGCCTGCCGGCCTTTGCCGCCAACAAGTTGAAGGCGCAGGGGATCCGCACGACCGACGCGCTGCTGGAAGCCGCGAGCACGGCCAGGGGCCGCAAGGCGCTCTCGGCCAAGACCGGCATCAGCGAGCAGTCGCTGCTGGAGTGGGCCAACGTCTCCGACTACATGCGCATTCCCGGCATGGGCCGGGCCAAGGTCGGCCTGGTCCGCGCCGCCGGCGTCACCACGGTGCGCGAGCTCGCTTATCGGAATCCGGCAAGATTGGCGCAGAGCATGCGCGAGGCCAACGATCGCAGAAAGCTCGTCCGCATCCTTCCCTCCGAGAAGTCGGTCGGCGACATCATCGCCAAGGCCAGGAAGCTGCCGCCGAAGATCACGTATTAG
- the folP gene encoding dihydropteroate synthase, which yields MNASPSPSVPPAGSAGPDALRTLLDRPLPAVMGVLNVTPDSFSDGGDFIAPDQALARARAMIEAGVDIIDIGAESTRPYKGAQPVTAADELSRLKPVLSDIVALGVPVSIDSMKAEVVAFALDRGAAIANDVWGLQRDADMAPVVAARGVPVIVMHNRDSVDSAIDIVADMKAFFLRSLDIAAKAGIARDRIVLDPGIGFGKTAEQSMIALARLHELDMFGLPILVGASRKRFIASVSPSEPKERLAGSIAAHLIAARKGAKIIRTHDVAETLQALRVANAIESKQ from the coding sequence ATGAACGCCTCGCCCTCCCCATCCGTCCCGCCGGCCGGCTCGGCCGGGCCAGATGCGCTGCGGACGCTGCTCGACCGGCCTCTGCCGGCGGTGATGGGCGTGCTCAACGTGACGCCGGATTCCTTTTCCGACGGCGGCGACTTTATCGCGCCGGACCAGGCGCTGGCACGGGCGCGGGCGATGATCGAGGCCGGCGTCGACATCATCGATATCGGCGCCGAATCCACCCGGCCCTACAAGGGCGCCCAGCCGGTGACCGCGGCGGACGAGTTGTCCCGGCTGAAGCCGGTGCTGTCTGACATCGTCGCGCTCGGCGTTCCCGTCTCGATCGACAGCATGAAGGCGGAGGTGGTGGCCTTCGCGCTCGACCGGGGCGCGGCCATCGCCAACGACGTCTGGGGGTTGCAGCGCGACGCCGATATGGCGCCGGTGGTCGCTGCCCGCGGCGTCCCCGTCATCGTCATGCACAACCGCGACAGCGTCGATTCCGCCATCGACATCGTCGCGGACATGAAGGCGTTCTTCCTGCGCTCGCTGGATATCGCCGCGAAAGCCGGCATCGCACGCGACAGAATCGTGCTGGATCCCGGCATCGGCTTCGGCAAGACCGCCGAGCAGAGCATGATCGCGCTGGCGCGGCTGCACGAGCTCGACATGTTCGGCCTGCCGATCCTGGTCGGCGCCTCGCGCAAGCGTTTCATCGCCTCGGTGTCGCCGTCAGAGCCGAAAGAGCGGCTCGCCGGATCGATCGCCGCGCATCTGATCGCAGCCCGGAAGGGCGCGAAGATCATCCGGACCCATGACGTCGCCGAGACCCTGCAGGCCCTGCGGGTCGCCAACGCAATCGAGAGCAAGCAATGA
- the folB gene encoding dihydroneopterin aldolase, which produces MTDTIFVTGLSIHARHGVMDHETEVGQRFVIDLELYTDLSEPSRSDRLSDTVSYADVVATTTAAFKNTNYKLLERAAGAVADAILSHFPRIRAVKITVHKPHAPIAAIFDDVGIMLTRSRHP; this is translated from the coding sequence ATGACCGATACGATCTTCGTGACCGGCCTGTCGATCCACGCGCGCCATGGCGTGATGGATCACGAGACCGAAGTCGGCCAGCGTTTCGTCATCGACCTCGAGCTCTACACCGACCTGTCGGAGCCTTCGCGCAGCGACCGCCTCTCCGACACCGTGTCCTATGCCGACGTGGTGGCGACCACGACGGCGGCGTTCAAGAACACCAATTACAAGCTGCTGGAGCGCGCGGCCGGTGCGGTCGCCGACGCCATCCTGTCGCACTTCCCGCGCATCCGCGCCGTGAAGATCACCGTGCACAAGCCGCATGCGCCGATCGCCGCGATCTTCGACGATGTCGGCATCATGCTGACCCGCTCGCGGCACCCCTGA
- the folK gene encoding 2-amino-4-hydroxy-6-hydroxymethyldihydropteridine diphosphokinase — translation MASVLIALGGNVGDVRATFRKAIAHICGMAQAAVIARSSDYTTPPWGDVDQDPFINACVEIETDLDPHALLFVMQKVEQKFGRTRDKDRRWGPRTLDLDMIAYDDVSFQKPDLTLPHPRLFERAFVLVPLAEIAPDRVISGIRVRDGLASVSTQGIERLSDTG, via the coding sequence ATGGCGAGCGTGCTGATCGCACTCGGCGGCAATGTCGGCGATGTCCGAGCGACATTCCGCAAGGCGATCGCCCATATCTGCGGCATGGCGCAAGCCGCGGTTATCGCGCGTTCGTCGGACTACACCACGCCGCCCTGGGGCGACGTGGACCAGGATCCCTTCATCAACGCCTGCGTCGAGATCGAGACCGACCTCGATCCGCACGCGCTATTGTTCGTCATGCAGAAAGTCGAGCAGAAATTCGGCCGCACGCGCGACAAGGATCGGCGCTGGGGCCCGCGCACGCTCGATCTCGACATGATCGCCTATGACGATGTGTCGTTTCAAAAGCCCGACCTGACCCTGCCGCATCCGCGGCTGTTCGAGCGCGCCTTCGTGCTGGTGCCGCTGGCCGAAATCGCGCCCGACCGCGTGATCTCGGGCATTCGTGTGCGTGACGGCCTCGCCAGCGTCTCGACGCAAGGCATTGAGCGGCTTTCGGATACCGGTTAA